One Ascaphus truei isolate aAscTru1 unplaced genomic scaffold, aAscTru1.hap1 HAP1_SCAFFOLD_554, whole genome shotgun sequence genomic region harbors:
- the LOC142485319 gene encoding uncharacterized protein LOC142485319, with amino-acid sequence MSFQVSTMQLLAEAHNHEEGWFQKQMCALVLKAGSDQGSLGSRGNARGQGGSHATCAEAWPSSSDEGGPSYGAREALVVQKGKSGTAGTRSTSLRGAGTSSTARKRSGPRVELAVRGLEDKGLGAGPDRRFKTPPGTGASKGKRKRVACLGNKGVTLPGIVSSPGPQVLELGLAGDAEARMISAVVKGVQLALLPMTTLLSTKQAVEACKSSERQGGSDSVLDGGSNRGTVGGELAQVSLGGESTAGCTLSTVPKVIQDALASATALPVQVAGQGADLTTVVSLLGEHPVVNSGAGQGTGLGRPLAGSKRLPNAAYGDSCTTISRSLGVHLSKEVKEKIWAGDYVEILSLLPGYNEAVAKSGKKKGEAKKEDVEKRLFPRKF; translated from the exons ATGTCCTTTCAGGTCAGCACAATGCAGCTTTTGGCGGAGGCGCACAACCATGAGGAAGGATGGTTTCAGAAGCAGATGTGTGCACTAGTGCTGAAAGCTGGAAGTGATCAAGGAAGTTTGGGCAGTCGTGGAAACGCGAGAGGACAGGGTGGTTCCCATGCTACCTGCGCTGAGGCGTGGCCATCATCAAGTGATGAAGGGGGTCCTAGTTACGGAGCACGGGAAGCGTTGGTGGTGCAGAAGG GTAAATCTGGAACGGCCGGGACGCGGTCGACCTCGCTTCGTGGCGCTGGTACGTCGTCCACGGCTCGCAAGCGGTCCGGGCCTCGGGTTGAGCTTGCTGTCAGAGGCTTAGAGGACAAGGGTCTTGGGgcaggtcccgacaggcggttcaaAACACCGCCGGGGACTGGGGCATCGAAGGGTAAGCGAAAAAGAGTTGCTTGTTTGGGAAATAAGGGCGTTACCTTGCCGGGCATTGTTAGCTCCCCTGGGCCACAGGTGTTGGAGTTGGGGTTAGCGGGCGATGCCGAGGCAAGAATGATTAGTGCGGTGGTTAAGGGCGTTCAGTTAGCTTTATTGCCGATGACAACGTTATTATCCACTAAGCAAGCAGTGGAGGCATGCAAGTCAAGTGAGCGGCAGGGGGGGTCAGATTCAGTGCTTGATGGGGGGAGCAACCGTGGAACAGTGGGTGGAGAGTTGGCTCAGGTGTCTTTGGGTGGGGAGAGTACAGCAGGTTGTACCCTTAGCACAGTGCCGAAAGTTATTCAAGATGCGTTGGCATCGGCCACAGCATTGCCGGTGCAGGTGGCGGGACAAGGAGCTGATTTAACGACAGTTGTTAGTTTGTTAGGTGAGCATCCGGTGGTGAATTCAGGTGCTGGGCAGGGGACAGGGCTCGGAAGGCCATTGGCAGGTTCAAAAAGGCTGCCGAATGCGGCCTATGGGGACTCATGTACGACCATATCACGTTCCTTAGGCGTGCATTTGTCAAAGGAAGTAAAGGAAAAGATTTGGGCGGGTGATTACGTTGAGATTTTGTCATTGCTTCCGGGTTACAATGAAGCGGTAGCTAAATccggaaaaaaaaagggggaggctaAAAAGGAGGATGTGGAAAAGCGTCTTTTTCCTCGCAAGTTCA